GGAAGTACCGTGCGATGCCATAGAGGAAGAGATACGCTGCCGAGATCTCGCCTTCAAAGTGGCGATGGCGGAAAATCCATAGAAGCAGGAGGAAGATCAGGAACTCGGTGAGGAACTCGTAAATCTGCGTGGGATGCAGGCGGATGCCGAGCGGTGTTCCTGCCCATTGTGCCAGCGGATTCGTGAATGTCACGCCCCACGGCAGGGTTGTTGGTTTCCCAAAACAGCATCCTGCAGCGAAGCAGCCGAGGCGTCCGATGGCATGGCCGACTGCAAT
The genomic region above belongs to Terriglobales bacterium and contains:
- a CDS encoding prolipoprotein diacylglyceryl transferase family protein gives rise to the protein IAVGHAIGRLGCFAAGCCFGKPTTLPWGVTFTNPLAQWAGTPLGIRLHPTQIYEFLTEFLIFLLLLWIFRHRHFEGEISAAYLFLYGIARYFLEFLRADPDRGSMFGGIMSATQFIALLLVIGGGVMWMLCPRPQRAGSTQLATTA